From one Caldichromatium japonicum genomic stretch:
- a CDS encoding 2-oxoglutarate dehydrogenase E1 component: MSSSPDGWCQTTLLHGGNAAFLEALYERYLADPAAVDPSWRRHFDQLREGAAAPEITNGPIRDQLQRFASAGPVQPNGCLDPIAAQKQAAVLSMINAYRYRGHQVADLDPLRLHEPPTIPDLDLAYHQLGPEDLDQVFHTGSLAAPARLSLREILRLLRETYCGTVGAEYMHITDTQEKRWIQRRLEAYRARPELDAEGRRWLLRLLTAAEGLETYLHRRYVGQKRFSLEGGEALIPLLDELIQRASRQGTQEVVIGMAHRGRLNVLVNILGKPPAAIFDEFEERVQLDGRRMLGDVKYHLGFATDIETPSGLVHIALGFNPSHLEIIDPVIQGSVRARQQRRHDQTGDQVLPVLIHGDAAFAGQGVVMETLQLSQTRGYGTGGTVHIIVNNQIGFTTSHPRDIRSTPYCTDVAKMVQAPVFHVNGDDPEAVIFVTRLALDFRNQFHKDVLIDLVCYRRHGHNEADEPAVTQPLMYQRIRRHPTPRTLYAQRLIAQGLIAPEAVQAMAAEYQHALEQGVVVARPVLCALDQRFRVDWRFCCNQPWDHRVATGVPIATLHRLTEAMLCLPEGFSLHPRVERLWEERRRMGLDEQPVDWGYAEMVAYASLLDAGIPVRLSGQDVGRGTFFHRHAKVYDQVTGKEYVPLQHLGPHQGAFIAINSILSEEAVLAYEYGFASAEPNALTLWEAQFGDFVNNAQVVIDQFISSAYAKWGLYCGLVLLLPHGLEGQGAEHSSARLERFLQLCANDNMQVCIPSTPAQIFHLLRRQMLRPHRTPLIVLTPKSLLRHRLAVSPLAELAQGEYRLIIPEIDPLDPQEIQRIILCSGKVYYDLLEARRARGQTDVALLRIEQLYPFPKRALAAALAPYAHVQELIWCQEEPQNQGAWNQIKHRFHHLIQQGKRLYYVGRPVSAAPAVGHRALHLEQQARLVDEALNGRYDPKLNARIALL; the protein is encoded by the coding sequence ATGAGCAGCTCACCAGATGGGTGGTGCCAGACTACCCTATTGCACGGCGGCAACGCCGCCTTCCTCGAGGCGCTCTATGAGCGCTATCTCGCCGACCCCGCAGCGGTCGATCCAAGCTGGCGTCGGCATTTCGATCAGCTGCGAGAAGGGGCAGCCGCCCCCGAGATCACCAACGGTCCTATCCGGGACCAGTTGCAACGCTTCGCCTCCGCCGGACCGGTTCAGCCAAACGGCTGTCTCGATCCCATCGCGGCCCAAAAACAGGCCGCGGTGCTCAGCATGATCAATGCCTACCGTTATCGCGGCCATCAGGTCGCCGACCTCGATCCGCTGCGTCTGCACGAACCGCCGACGATCCCCGATCTCGACCTGGCCTATCACCAACTTGGGCCGGAAGACCTGGATCAGGTCTTTCACACCGGCTCGCTCGCAGCGCCAGCGCGGCTGAGCCTGCGCGAGATCTTGCGACTCCTGCGCGAGACCTATTGCGGCACGGTCGGCGCCGAATATATGCACATCACCGATACCCAAGAAAAACGCTGGATCCAGCGTCGGCTCGAGGCCTATCGCGCCCGCCCCGAGCTGGATGCCGAGGGGCGTCGCTGGCTGCTGAGGCTCTTGACCGCCGCTGAGGGCCTCGAGACCTATCTGCATCGGCGCTATGTGGGACAAAAGCGTTTTTCGCTAGAAGGAGGGGAGGCGTTGATCCCGCTGCTCGATGAGCTGATCCAACGGGCCAGCCGTCAGGGGACCCAGGAGGTGGTCATTGGCATGGCGCATCGCGGCAGGCTCAATGTCCTGGTCAATATCCTAGGCAAACCGCCCGCGGCGATCTTCGACGAGTTCGAAGAGCGGGTGCAACTCGATGGGCGGCGGATGCTGGGGGACGTCAAATATCATCTCGGCTTTGCCACCGATATCGAGACCCCGAGCGGGCTGGTGCACATCGCGCTCGGCTTCAATCCTTCGCACCTGGAGATCATTGATCCGGTGATCCAGGGTTCGGTACGCGCCCGCCAGCAGCGTCGTCATGATCAGACTGGCGATCAGGTCCTGCCGGTCCTGATCCATGGCGATGCCGCATTTGCCGGCCAAGGGGTGGTCATGGAGACCCTCCAACTCTCCCAGACCCGCGGCTATGGAACAGGCGGGACGGTGCATATCATCGTCAATAACCAGATCGGCTTTACCACTAGCCACCCGCGCGACATCCGCTCCACGCCCTATTGCACCGATGTCGCCAAGATGGTTCAGGCGCCGGTGTTTCATGTCAACGGCGATGACCCGGAGGCGGTGATCTTTGTCACGCGCCTGGCGCTCGACTTCCGCAACCAGTTCCACAAGGATGTCCTGATCGACCTGGTCTGTTATCGGCGCCACGGCCACAATGAGGCCGATGAACCAGCAGTCACCCAACCCCTGATGTATCAGCGTATCCGCCGGCATCCGACACCGCGCACCCTCTATGCCCAACGCCTGATCGCGCAAGGCTTGATCGCCCCTGAGGCGGTCCAGGCGATGGCCGCCGAATACCAGCATGCCCTTGAACAGGGTGTCGTCGTCGCCCGTCCGGTCTTGTGTGCTCTAGATCAGCGGTTTCGCGTGGATTGGCGCTTCTGCTGCAACCAACCCTGGGATCATCGTGTCGCGACTGGAGTGCCGATCGCCACCCTGCACCGGCTGACCGAGGCCATGCTTTGCCTACCGGAGGGCTTTAGTCTGCATCCGCGGGTCGAGCGGCTCTGGGAGGAACGGCGGCGGATGGGTCTGGATGAGCAGCCGGTCGATTGGGGCTATGCAGAGATGGTGGCTTATGCCAGCCTGCTCGATGCTGGCATTCCAGTGCGTCTCTCCGGTCAGGACGTCGGGCGCGGGACCTTTTTCCATCGCCATGCCAAGGTCTATGACCAGGTCACAGGCAAAGAATATGTCCCGCTGCAACATCTTGGCCCCCACCAGGGCGCCTTCATCGCCATCAATTCCATCCTCTCGGAAGAGGCAGTGCTGGCCTATGAATATGGCTTTGCCAGCGCCGAGCCGAACGCCCTCACCCTTTGGGAGGCCCAATTCGGCGACTTTGTCAACAATGCTCAGGTGGTGATCGATCAATTCATCAGTTCAGCATATGCCAAATGGGGGCTGTATTGTGGTCTCGTGTTGCTTCTGCCGCACGGTCTCGAGGGTCAGGGCGCCGAGCATTCATCGGCACGTCTCGAACGCTTCTTACAGCTCTGTGCCAACGACAATATGCAGGTATGCATCCCCAGCACGCCAGCGCAGATATTTCACCTGCTGCGCCGCCAGATGCTGCGCCCCCATCGCACCCCCTTGATCGTACTGACCCCGAAAAGCCTGTTGCGCCATCGCCTGGCGGTGTCACCGCTCGCCGAGCTGGCCCAGGGTGAATATCGTCTGATCATCCCTGAGATCGACCCCCTCGATCCTCAGGAGATCCAGCGGATCATCCTGTGCAGCGGCAAGGTCTATTATGATCTACTGGAGGCGCGGCGTGCTCGCGGTCAAACCGATGTCGCCCTGCTGCGGATCGAACAGCTCTACCCCTTTCCCAAACGCGCCTTGGCCGCAGCGCTCGCCCCCTATGCCCATGTCCAGGAGCTCATCTGGTGTCAGGAGGAGCCGCAAAACCAGGGGGCCTGGAATCAGATCAAGCATCGTTTTCATCACCTCATCCAGCAGGGCAAGCGCCTGTATTATGTCGGGCGCCCTGTGTCTGCGGCGCCAGCGGTCGGCCACCGCGCCCTCCATCTCGAACAGCAGGCGCGCCTGGTCGATGAGGCGCTGAATGGGCGCTATGACCCCAAACTGAATGCCAGGATAGCCCT
- a CDS encoding SLC13 family permease produces MPLLSRALSMTDLAAAGFAIVAIYLAGIVPTPAIAWVSAFLLLTIFLFAFEVVSVDVAAISVMVLLGLTSLAAPWMGLDQGLVPVEHLFDGFASNAVVSIIAVMIVGAGLDKTGIMSKVAAFIMRIGGTTESRIITLISGTVGTISSFMQNVGAAALFIPVVSRISARTGIPMSRLLMPMGFCALLGGTITMVGSSPLILLNDLILTSNKALPEGVAPMQTFKLFDVTPIGIALLLTGIVYFVIAGRFILPNRRTELTEGRDTRQYLAETYGLSDFEIAEFRVPEDGSQIIGMSVDELEHTWRVRLVGVEKGNGLRFGADGVDRTLGITPGSTLALLGTADSLLDVANANKLERKRDLDIFAEALSATRAGIAEIVIPPRSNLIGKTARDVWMRKTYGLSLLAINRAGQQITYKTGGVRNVPFAAGDALVVHTTWADLARIEKDRNFVVVTTEYPHEELRLHKAKAALFLFVLTLSLILLTDLRLSVALFVGALGMVLLRVLTIEEAYQAVSWKSVFLLASLIPLGAAVEHSGTAAWIAQQTLNALGEVPVWVVQAALAGLATAFTLLMSNVGATVLLVPLAVNMALGVGGDPAVFALTVAIATSNSFFLPTHQVNALIMGPGGYRVADFMRAGSLMTVLFWVVSLTMINLVM; encoded by the coding sequence ATGCCTTTACTCTCACGCGCCCTCTCTATGACCGATCTTGCTGCCGCTGGCTTTGCCATCGTCGCCATCTATCTGGCTGGGATCGTGCCTACGCCCGCGATCGCGTGGGTCAGCGCCTTTTTGCTGCTGACAATCTTTTTGTTCGCCTTCGAGGTGGTCAGCGTCGATGTCGCGGCGATCAGCGTGATGGTGTTGCTTGGACTCACCAGCCTGGCTGCCCCCTGGATGGGCCTTGACCAGGGGCTGGTGCCAGTCGAGCATCTATTCGATGGCTTTGCGAGCAACGCCGTGGTCTCGATCATCGCGGTCATGATCGTGGGCGCTGGTCTCGACAAGACCGGTATCATGTCCAAGGTCGCGGCCTTCATCATGCGTATCGGCGGCACCACCGAGAGCCGGATCATCACTCTGATCTCGGGGACCGTCGGCACGATCTCGAGCTTTATGCAGAACGTTGGGGCCGCAGCCCTCTTTATCCCCGTTGTCAGCCGCATCTCGGCGCGCACCGGCATCCCTATGTCGCGCCTCCTGATGCCCATGGGCTTCTGCGCCCTGCTCGGCGGAACCATCACCATGGTCGGCTCAAGCCCCCTGATCCTGCTCAATGACCTGATCCTGACCTCGAACAAGGCCCTGCCCGAAGGGGTTGCCCCGATGCAGACCTTCAAGCTCTTCGATGTGACCCCGATCGGCATTGCACTCCTGCTCACCGGCATCGTCTATTTCGTCATCGCCGGCCGTTTTATCCTACCCAACCGCCGCACCGAGCTGACCGAAGGGCGTGATACCCGCCAATATCTCGCCGAGACCTATGGGCTGTCTGACTTTGAGATCGCCGAGTTTCGCGTCCCCGAGGACGGGAGCCAGATCATCGGCATGAGCGTCGATGAGCTCGAGCACACCTGGCGGGTGCGTCTGGTCGGGGTCGAAAAGGGCAACGGATTGCGTTTTGGCGCCGACGGGGTGGACAGGACCCTGGGCATCACCCCGGGCAGTACCCTGGCGCTCTTGGGCACAGCCGATTCGCTGCTCGATGTCGCCAATGCCAATAAGCTTGAACGTAAGCGCGATCTCGATATTTTCGCCGAGGCCCTTTCTGCGACCCGCGCGGGGATTGCCGAGATCGTCATCCCGCCGAGATCAAACCTCATCGGCAAGACGGCGCGCGATGTCTGGATGCGTAAGACCTACGGCCTTTCGCTCTTGGCGATCAATCGCGCCGGCCAGCAGATCACCTATAAGACCGGCGGGGTGCGCAATGTCCCCTTCGCCGCCGGCGACGCCCTGGTGGTCCATACCACCTGGGCGGATCTCGCGCGCATCGAAAAGGACCGTAATTTCGTGGTGGTGACCACCGAGTATCCGCACGAGGAGCTGCGCCTGCACAAGGCCAAGGCGGCGCTATTTCTTTTTGTCTTGACCCTTTCCTTGATCCTGTTGACCGATCTGCGTCTGTCGGTCGCCCTCTTCGTTGGGGCCTTGGGGATGGTGCTTCTGCGGGTGCTCACCATCGAGGAGGCCTATCAGGCGGTGAGCTGGAAGTCGGTCTTTCTGCTTGCCTCGCTGATTCCGCTGGGGGCTGCGGTCGAGCACAGCGGCACCGCTGCCTGGATCGCCCAGCAGACCCTGAATGCCCTCGGCGAGGTGCCGGTCTGGGTGGTCCAGGCAGCGCTGGCAGGCCTGGCGACGGCCTTCACCCTCTTGATGTCGAACGTCGGTGCGACCGTACTCCTGGTGCCGCTGGCGGTCAATATGGCGCTCGGCGTGGGGGGAGATCCCGCGGTCTTTGCCCTGACCGTGGCGATCGCTACCTCGAACTCCTTCTTCCTCCCCACCCATCAGGTCAATGCCTTGATCATGGGTCCAGGCGGCTATCGGGTGGCCGATTTCATGCGCGCTGGCAGCCTGATGACCGTCCTGTTTTGGGTCGTCTCGCTAACCATGATCAATCTGGTCATGTGA
- a CDS encoding retropepsin-like aspartic protease family protein, whose protein sequence is MPTVLALFPLLFVGLTGLALAQPTTSVPRIEVAAELKRLSAEFGFAMRGVERTEGMTARAGDGPLADRLRLLLEDCDHVIVQRPDGGIERVIILGEKGVYVPPPATSNGSKPASSDIIVLVTQRQGSSHLVTLGLEGLGSSPPIQETMLLDTGAERVVLPASLISGLGLTPETLTAQTVQTANGLVDALIGRIPAVWVGPKRVEDVEVAFIDDQRLGGTALAGMSLLGRFQMTIDDAKNQLTLVPR, encoded by the coding sequence ATGCCAACCGTCTTAGCCCTTTTCCCCCTGTTGTTTGTTGGGCTGACCGGTCTTGCCTTGGCTCAGCCAACAACCTCGGTGCCCCGAATCGAGGTCGCGGCTGAGCTCAAACGCCTGAGTGCCGAGTTCGGCTTTGCGATGCGCGGGGTCGAGCGGACCGAAGGTATGACAGCGCGCGCCGGCGATGGGCCCCTCGCCGACCGCCTGCGCCTACTGCTGGAGGACTGCGATCATGTGATCGTGCAGCGCCCGGACGGCGGGATCGAGCGGGTCATCATCCTGGGCGAGAAGGGGGTCTATGTCCCACCACCAGCCACCAGCAACGGGTCCAAGCCGGCAAGCAGCGATATCATCGTCCTTGTCACCCAGCGTCAAGGCAGCTCGCATCTGGTCACCCTCGGGCTCGAGGGACTGGGCAGCAGCCCACCGATCCAAGAGACCATGCTCCTTGACACCGGCGCCGAGCGGGTGGTGCTGCCGGCCTCCTTGATCTCGGGTCTTGGGCTGACGCCTGAAACCCTGACCGCCCAGACGGTCCAGACCGCCAATGGGCTGGTCGACGCCCTGATCGGGCGCATCCCCGCCGTTTGGGTCGGTCCCAAGCGGGTCGAGGACGTCGAGGTCGCCTTCATCGATGACCAGCGCCTCGGTGGGACGGCGCTCGCCGGCATGAGCCTGCTCGGGCGTTTTCAGATGACCATCGACGACGCCAAGAACCAGCTGACCTTGGTCCCGAGATGA
- the rimK gene encoding 30S ribosomal protein S6--L-glutamate ligase translates to MKIAILSRNPSLYSTRRLVEAARMRGHEPRVIDVLRCYMNITSHAPSIHYKGEDLTEFDAVIPRIGASVTFYGTAVLRQFEMMGVYPLNESVAIARARDKLRSLQLLARKGIGLPITGFAHAPDDVQDLIKMVGGAPLVIKLLEGTQGIGVVLAETHKAAESVIEAFMGLKVNILVQEYIKEANGADIRCFVIGDKVVASMKRQAKPGEFRSNLHRGGTPSFIRITPEERSAAVRAARIIGLNVAGVDILRSNHGPVVIEVNSSPGLQGIETTTGKDIAGMMIEFIEKNAALGKTRTRGQG, encoded by the coding sequence ATGAAGATCGCCATCCTCTCGCGTAATCCCTCGCTCTATTCGACGCGCCGCCTGGTTGAGGCCGCGCGCATGCGCGGGCATGAGCCGCGGGTGATCGATGTCTTGCGCTGCTATATGAACATCACCTCACATGCCCCATCGATCCATTACAAGGGCGAGGACCTGACCGAATTCGACGCCGTAATCCCGCGGATCGGGGCATCGGTGACCTTTTACGGGACAGCGGTGTTGCGCCAGTTCGAGATGATGGGTGTCTATCCACTCAATGAGTCGGTCGCGATCGCGCGTGCCCGCGACAAGCTACGCTCGCTTCAACTCTTGGCGCGCAAAGGGATTGGACTACCGATCACGGGTTTTGCCCATGCCCCCGATGATGTCCAGGATTTAATCAAAATGGTTGGAGGTGCCCCCCTGGTGATCAAACTCCTAGAGGGCACCCAGGGGATCGGGGTGGTGCTCGCTGAGACCCACAAGGCCGCCGAGAGCGTGATCGAGGCCTTTATGGGGCTGAAGGTCAACATCCTGGTTCAGGAATATATTAAGGAGGCAAACGGCGCCGATATCCGCTGTTTTGTCATCGGCGACAAGGTGGTCGCCAGCATGAAGCGTCAAGCCAAGCCCGGGGAGTTTCGCTCCAATCTCCACCGCGGCGGGACCCCTTCGTTCATCCGCATCACCCCCGAGGAACGCTCGGCGGCGGTGCGGGCAGCACGCATCATTGGGCTCAATGTCGCTGGGGTCGATATCCTGCGTTCGAATCATGGCCCGGTGGTCATCGAGGTCAACTCATCGCCGGGCCTGCAGGGGATCGAGACCACCACCGGCAAGGACATCGCCGGCATGATGATCGAGTTCATCGAAAAGAACGCAGCCCTGGGTAAGACCCGCACCCGCGGTCAGGGCTAG
- the lspA gene encoding signal peptidase II, with the protein MKRWLWLTLVVLILDQASKWLVLMAIAPHEVIALTPHLHLTLLFNEGAAFGMLAGAAGWQRWFFVALALGMSVFLTLWLLRLQLEERLQAAALALIIGGALGNLIDRLWLGRVIDFIQVYLPFIPLPLFNPWPAFNLADSAISIGVILLLLATWRALPTSPLPQGEGRKE; encoded by the coding sequence GTGAAACGCTGGTTATGGTTGACGCTGGTGGTGCTGATCCTTGACCAGGCCAGCAAATGGCTGGTGCTCATGGCCATTGCGCCGCACGAAGTAATCGCCCTGACGCCGCATCTCCATCTGACACTGCTGTTTAACGAGGGCGCGGCCTTTGGCATGCTGGCTGGCGCCGCCGGCTGGCAACGCTGGTTCTTTGTCGCTCTGGCCCTAGGTATGAGTGTCTTCTTGACCCTCTGGCTCTTGCGCCTTCAGCTCGAGGAGCGCCTGCAAGCCGCGGCGCTCGCCCTCATCATCGGCGGTGCGCTCGGCAATCTGATCGATCGGCTGTGGTTGGGGCGGGTGATCGATTTCATCCAGGTCTATCTCCCCTTCATCCCCTTGCCCCTGTTCAATCCTTGGCCGGCCTTCAACCTCGCCGATAGTGCGATCAGCATCGGGGTGATCCTGCTGTTGCTCGCGACCTGGCGGGCGTTGCCCACCTCCCCTCTCCCGCAAGGAGAGGGGCGCAAAGAGTAG
- the ileS gene encoding isoleucine--tRNA ligase has protein sequence MTDYKHTLNLPQTDFAMKANLPQREPEILSRWEALDVYSRIRQARAGCPSFILHDGPPYANGEIHIGHAVNKVLKDIIIKSRTLDGFDAPFVPGWDCHGLPIELQVEKQHGKPGQRLSPAEFRAACRAYAASQVDRQRTDFKRLGVLGDWERPYLTMDFAFEAEIIRALGRIIANGHLQRGEKPVHWCIDCGSALAEAEVEYTDKSSIAIDVRFPAVDPAAIEARCHGTPTGCGTGPVSVAIWTTTPWTLPANQAVALNPELDYALVEAVCERGHARFLLAEGLVKDCMDRWAIQDYRVVGYGRGSAFEGVLLHHPFYERQVPIILGEHVTLDAGTGAVHTAPGHGLEDYLVGARYGLPVDNPVGPDGRFLPGTPLFGGENVFRANEHVVEVLKQTGNLILESRITHSYPHCWRHKTPIIFRATPQWFISMDRQGLREAALREINQVRWLPDWGKTRIEAMVRNRPDWCISRQRTWGVPIPLFMHKKTGELHPRTLELIKLVAKRVEKAGIDAWFELEPVDLLGDEGVLYDKVHDTLDVWFDSGVTHACVLEQRAGLRVPADLYLEGSDQHRGWFQSSLMTAVAMRGAAPYREVLTHGFTVDAKGEKMSKSKGNVVSPQAVMQTLGADVLRLWVAATDYRGEMSVSDEILRRIADAYRRIRNTARFLLANLAGFDPEKDLLPPEQMLAFDRWAVDRAHQLQEEVIAAYSDYQFHLICQKIQQFCVVDLGGLYLDVIKDRQYTTQPNSLPRRSCQTAMYHLIEAMSRWLAPILSFTADEIWLAIPGKRSATILTETWYGGLFRLAPDEPLDRGFWDQAIAARAALGPALEEARRAGSIGSSLAAELDLYCSAPLLELLQRLGNELRFLLIVSAVRLHPLAARPADAAETEIEGLAVRVSASAHPKCVRCWHHRPDVGQNPEHPELCGRCVENVAGPGEVRRFV, from the coding sequence GTGACCGATTACAAACACACACTCAATCTGCCACAAACCGATTTTGCCATGAAGGCCAACCTTCCCCAGCGTGAGCCCGAGATACTCAGCCGCTGGGAGGCATTGGATGTATATAGTCGCATCCGCCAGGCACGCGCCGGATGCCCAAGTTTTATCCTCCATGACGGTCCCCCATATGCCAATGGCGAGATCCATATCGGTCATGCGGTCAACAAGGTCTTAAAGGACATCATCATCAAGTCGCGTACCCTGGATGGGTTCGATGCGCCCTTCGTTCCCGGTTGGGACTGCCACGGTCTGCCGATCGAGCTCCAGGTAGAAAAACAGCACGGCAAGCCCGGCCAGCGTTTAAGCCCTGCCGAGTTTCGCGCCGCCTGTCGCGCCTATGCTGCGAGTCAGGTGGATCGTCAACGTACCGATTTCAAGCGACTTGGGGTCCTAGGCGACTGGGAACGGCCCTATCTGACCATGGATTTCGCCTTCGAGGCCGAGATCATCCGCGCGCTTGGGCGCATCATCGCCAATGGGCACCTGCAGCGCGGCGAAAAGCCCGTGCACTGGTGTATCGACTGCGGCTCGGCCCTGGCCGAGGCTGAGGTCGAATATACCGACAAGTCATCGATCGCCATCGATGTTCGTTTTCCCGCGGTCGATCCGGCAGCGATCGAGGCCCGTTGTCATGGCACACCGACGGGCTGCGGTACGGGACCGGTGTCGGTCGCAATCTGGACCACCACCCCCTGGACCCTGCCGGCCAATCAGGCGGTGGCCTTGAATCCCGAGCTTGACTATGCCCTGGTCGAGGCGGTCTGTGAGCGGGGACATGCACGATTCCTGCTTGCCGAGGGATTGGTCAAGGACTGCATGGATCGCTGGGCGATCCAGGACTATCGCGTGGTGGGCTATGGGCGCGGCAGCGCCTTTGAGGGTGTCCTTTTGCATCACCCCTTCTATGAGCGCCAGGTCCCGATCATCCTCGGCGAACATGTCACCCTGGATGCCGGCACTGGCGCTGTGCATACCGCACCCGGTCATGGGCTCGAGGACTATCTGGTCGGAGCGCGTTATGGATTACCGGTCGATAACCCAGTCGGACCCGACGGCCGGTTCTTACCGGGGACGCCCCTCTTTGGCGGCGAGAACGTGTTTCGCGCCAATGAGCATGTGGTCGAGGTCCTCAAACAGACCGGCAACCTGATCCTCGAAAGCCGGATCACTCATAGCTATCCGCATTGCTGGCGGCATAAGACCCCGATCATCTTCCGCGCCACCCCCCAGTGGTTCATCAGCATGGACAGACAGGGGCTGCGCGAGGCGGCGCTACGCGAGATCAATCAGGTCCGCTGGCTGCCCGACTGGGGCAAGACCCGCATCGAGGCCATGGTGCGCAATCGTCCCGACTGGTGTATCTCGCGCCAGCGCACTTGGGGTGTGCCCATCCCCCTGTTTATGCACAAGAAGACCGGCGAGCTCCACCCGCGTACCCTGGAGCTCATCAAGCTCGTCGCCAAACGGGTCGAGAAGGCTGGGATCGACGCCTGGTTCGAGCTCGAGCCTGTGGATCTGCTGGGGGATGAGGGGGTTCTCTATGACAAGGTCCACGACACCCTGGATGTTTGGTTCGATTCTGGGGTCACCCATGCCTGCGTGCTCGAACAGCGTGCGGGACTGCGGGTTCCAGCCGATCTCTATCTCGAAGGCTCAGACCAGCATCGCGGCTGGTTTCAGTCATCGCTCATGACCGCAGTCGCCATGCGGGGGGCAGCGCCCTATCGCGAAGTCTTGACCCACGGCTTCACCGTCGATGCCAAGGGCGAGAAGATGTCCAAGTCCAAGGGCAATGTGGTCAGCCCCCAGGCAGTGATGCAGACGCTTGGGGCCGATGTCTTACGGCTCTGGGTCGCGGCGACCGATTATCGCGGCGAGATGAGCGTCTCGGATGAGATTCTCAGGCGCATCGCCGATGCCTATCGCCGGATCCGCAATACCGCGCGCTTCTTGCTCGCCAATCTCGCAGGATTCGACCCAGAGAAGGATCTATTGCCGCCCGAACAGATGCTCGCCTTCGACCGCTGGGCGGTCGATCGTGCCCATCAGCTCCAAGAAGAGGTCATCGCCGCCTACAGCGACTATCAGTTCCATTTGATCTGCCAAAAGATCCAGCAATTTTGCGTGGTGGACCTGGGCGGGCTTTATCTGGATGTCATCAAAGACCGGCAATATACCACCCAACCCAACAGCCTCCCCCGCCGCTCCTGTCAGACGGCCATGTATCACCTCATCGAGGCCATGAGCCGCTGGCTCGCCCCCATCCTGAGCTTCACCGCGGATGAGATCTGGTTAGCGATCCCCGGCAAGCGCTCGGCGACCATCCTGACCGAGACCTGGTACGGGGGGCTCTTCCGCTTGGCGCCGGACGAGCCATTGGATCGCGGCTTCTGGGACCAGGCGATTGCTGCCCGCGCGGCGCTAGGGCCAGCGCTCGAGGAGGCGCGTCGGGCCGGATCGATTGGTTCCTCGCTCGCTGCCGAGTTGGATCTGTATTGCAGCGCGCCCTTGTTGGAACTGCTACAACGCCTGGGGAATGAACTGCGTTTCCTGCTGATCGTCTCGGCGGTCAGACTGCACCCGCTCGCCGCGCGGCCTGCGGATGCCGCAGAGACCGAGATCGAGGGGCTGGCTGTGCGGGTCAGCGCCTCAGCGCATCCCAAGTGCGTGCGCTGCTGGCACCATCGCCCCGATGTCGGTCAAAACCCCGAGCATCCCGAGCTGTGCGGGCGCTGTGTCGAGAATGTCGCCGGTCCCGGCGAGGTGCGGCGGTTCGTTTAG